Proteins encoded together in one Laspinema palackyanum D2c window:
- a CDS encoding tyrosine-type recombinase/integrase translates to MPKNSRHGQSEILTDSDYARILKQIANPTHRLFLTIARFTGERWGAITQLQVSDCYEDPLKCAPRSSITFRASTRKASPDGKRETRQVPLHPLLKSELENFHPPLQGWLFPSVRYPEKHVTFQAVDRWFRQAVDRAGLGKRGISTHSTRRTLITCLSRSGVSIPVLKQITGHKNDRVLLRYVEVDPDQIANAIALL, encoded by the coding sequence ATGCCTAAAAATTCTCGTCATGGACAATCGGAAATTTTAACGGATTCAGATTATGCCAGAATTTTAAAACAGATAGCCAATCCGACTCATCGGCTATTTTTGACGATCGCGCGGTTCACTGGGGAGAGATGGGGGGCGATTACTCAGTTACAGGTATCCGACTGTTACGAGGATCCGCTCAAGTGTGCGCCTAGATCTTCCATCACTTTTCGGGCTAGTACCCGCAAGGCGTCACCCGACGGCAAACGGGAGACGCGACAGGTTCCCTTGCACCCGTTGCTAAAATCTGAACTCGAAAATTTTCACCCGCCGCTGCAAGGTTGGTTATTCCCCAGCGTGCGCTATCCAGAAAAGCACGTCACTTTTCAAGCGGTGGATCGTTGGTTTCGTCAAGCGGTCGATCGCGCCGGGTTAGGGAAGAGGGGGATATCGACTCATTCCACCCGACGGACTCTGATAACTTGCCTTTCCCGTTCCGGGGTTTCTATCCCGGTGCTCAAACAAATCACCGGGCATAAGAACGACCGGGTTTTACTCCGGTATGTGGAGGTAGACCCTGACCAGATAGCGAATGCGATCGCTCTGCTGTGA